The Candidatus Polarisedimenticolaceae bacterium DNA window GCGGGCGCACGAAGCCGGTGTAGTAGGAGAGCGGAAGGTCGATGAGAAACGTGATGCCCAGGAAAAGGACGAAGTAGACGAGGATCGTGAAGTACCACTTCTTTCCGATCCGCCCCGCGGCATCGCGCAGTCGCGCGGAGAACCCCGTGAACAGGATCACGCCGGGGACGAGGAGTCCCCAGATCTGATCGAACCCCCACAACCAGTTTCCGCTGCGCGCGTACTCCCGCGCCTTCTCGGACGGCTCGGGGACGGCGACCGGACCCGTGGCGTGCGCGTCGTCACGTTTCTCGTCGGACGCCTGGTTCGCGATCCCGTGCGGCGCGGTTTCGGGAGCGGGCGGCGGCGCCGCGGCGACGAGGGTCCCCACGAACACGAGCAGAAGGCCGATCAGGACGATGCGTCTCGTCATGGATGGATCACCTCGATCGTCGTTCCCGATTTCAGCTCGAGCTGGTTGTCGACGCGGCGGACCCCGTTGATCCCCCACGCGTGCTTCTCGGCGGTGACGCGGTCGACGAAACGCGGGACGCGGCCGACGAGCGATACGGTTCCCTCGTGGACGGCGGCCTCGACCTTTCCGGGGAACGGCGGCTTGACCCGCGGACCGAAGATCGCGTCGAGGACCTTCTGGATCCGGTCGTCCGGCGTGTCCGGCGTGTCGAGCTTGTCGACGACCTCGATGACCCCTTCGATCGCGCCGCAGAGCGTGCGCAGCTCGCCGCGCCACGACGCGTTCTTGATCTTCCCCGTCAGGGTGACGACACCGTCCGTGACCGACGCCTTCGGCCCGGTCGAGGCGAACTTGGGGATCGCGAGCACCTGCCGCTCGATCCGCTTCGCGACTTCCTCGTCGCCCGGGCCCGGAAACTCGAGCCGGAGCTGCGAGCGGTCGACGTCGCGGACACCCTTGATCTTGGAGGCGAGCAGGACCACCTCGTCGGCCTGGTCGAGATCGTGCACCGGTCCCTGCGGCTTCACGACACCGTCGTCGACGTCGATCTTCAGGTGGAGGTTGGCGGTCCCCGCCGTGCCGCGGATCGAGGTCTCGACGTTGCTCCTGATCGTCATGTCGTCGAGGGTGCCGGCACGAGCCGTGCCGGCGACGAGGAGCAGGAGGATCGGAAGCCGCACGGCACGATCATAATGGAGGTCGCGATGACGGAACGTTGGTTTGCCCTCGGCGGGTGGCTCGGTGCTCTGGGCGTCGTGCTCGGCGCCTTCGGCGCGCACGGCCTGAAATCACGCGTCGATGCCGAGATGCTCGCCGTCTGGGAGACCGCCTCGCGCTACCACCTCGTGCACGCGCTTGCGCTCCTCGCGACCGGGTGGGCGGCATCGCGCTGGCCCGGCGTCTGGACGTCGGCCGCCGGGTGGCTCTTCGTTTCGGGGATCGCGATCTTCTCGGGGAGCCTCTACGCGCTCGCGCTCTCGGGCGTCCGCGCCCTCGGCGCGATCACGCCGATCGGGGGGCTCTGCCTGATCGCGGGGTGGGTGTGCTTGGGGATGGCGGCCTGGCGGGGAAGTCGATAGTTCACAGTCGACAGTCAACAGTTCACAGTAGTTCGTACCGTCAACTGTCGACTGTCAACTGTTGACCTTCTCTAAGGTGCTCCTGCCTTCTCCAGGAACACCCTCAGCACTTTGCTTCGCGACGGATGACGCAGCTTCCGGAGCGCCTTCGATTCGATCTGGCGGATCCGCTCGCGCGTCACCGTGAACGATTGCCCGACTTCTTCCAGCGTGTGCTCGCTACCGTCTCCGACGCCGAACCGCATCTTAAGAACCTTTTCTTCTCTCGGCGTCAGTGTCTTCAGGACCGTCTGAGTCTGAGACCTCAGGTCCAGTTGAATCGCCGCTTCGACCGGGGAGACGGCGCTCCGGTCTTCGATAAAATCCTTTAAATGGCTGTCCTCCTCCTCCCCGATGGGTGTCTCGAGGGAGATCGGCTCCTGCGCGATCTTGAGGACCTTGCGCACCTTGGCGACCGGGATGCCCATCTTCTTCGCGATCTCTTCGGGCGACGGCTCCCGGCCGTACTCCTGGACGAGGCTGCGTGACGTGCGGATAAGCTTGTTGATCGTCTCGATCATGTGGACCGGGATGCGGATCGTGCGCGCCTGATCGGCGATGGCACGGGTGATCGCCTGCCGGATCCACCACGTCGCGTAAGTCGAGAACTTGTAGCCGCGGCGGTACTCGAACTTATCGACCGCCTTCATGAGGCCGATGTTTCCCTCCTGGATCAGGTCGAGAAACTGCAGGCCGCGATTGGTGTACTTCTTGGCGATCGAAACGACGAGCCTCAGGTTCGCCTCGATGAGCTCGCTCTTGGCCCGCTTCGCCTCGCGCAGGCCGCGCGCGACCGCCATGCCGAGCTGATGGATCTCGGCCTTGCCGGTCATCATCTCGGTCTCGATCGACTTGATGTCTCCCCGCAGGCCTTCGATCTTCCTCAATACCTCGCGCTTGAGCGCGGGGTCGCGGAACGATTTCACCTTCTCTTTCAGGTCCTGAATGCTGCGCTCGTGGCGCTTGACCTTGTGGTCGGCGTCGCGGACGGTCTTCGCGAGGTTGTCGGTCTGCGACGGCACGAGGTTCAGCTCGCGGAGCTCGAGGGCCACGCGGATCTGCTGGCGCATCGCCTTGTAGCGGGCGGTGCGCCAGGCTCGGCCGCCCGGCTTCAGCTTCTCCATCTTCTTCGTGGCGACGTCGAGGAGTGACAGCTTCTTCGCGAGACGCTGGATGACGAGCTTGGCTCGCTCGAGCTTCTTCGCCGATTTGTCTTCCTCTTCCTCGCCGCCCGCGAAGACGTTCGCCGAGATCTGGCCCCGCTTGATCCGGTCGCCGATCTGGCGGATCTCGTCGTGCACCCAGGGGCTGCGCGCCAGCGCGTTCATGACGCGACGCTCGCCCCGCTCGATGCGCCGCGCGATGCGCACCTCGCCTTCGCGCGTCAAGAGCGGGACGGTCCCCATCTCGCGCAGGTACATGCGGACGGGGTCATTGGTTTTTTCGAGGGGGCTCGGGATCGGTCCTTCCTTGCCCTCCTCTTCCTTTTCTTCCTTGACCACTTCCTTGGCCGAAGGCGCCGGACCACCCGGGCCGAGCTGCTCGCGGGCATCCGCGTCGACCACGGTGATCCCGTGAGCCTCGAGGAGGGAGAAGACCTCCTCGATCTCGTCGGGCGAGGCGGAGATCTCGTCGGGGAGCGATTCGTTGATCTCGTCGTACGCGAGGAAGCCGCGTTCCTTGCCCAGGGCCAGGAGCTGGCGGACCTCGTCGTACTTGGCCTCGACGCCCGAGAGCTGTTCTCGCTTCTTCTTGCTCATCGTCCTCTCGATCAATGGGTGACGTCTCGGTAAGGGGCGTCGAGCTGACGCCCGAGGTTCATTCGTTCCAGGAGCCGCTTTGTTTCTTCTTCTTTCTGCAAAGACGCCAGATCTCGTCCGGATTCCTTGAGCTGCTTCTTCAGACGGTGGCTGCGCAGGCTGTCCAGACAGCCGTCGACCTCCTCGGGACCGCCCGGCGGGTCGTCGCGGAACGCGATCCGCGTGAGGAGCGTCCGGTCGTTCTCGTCGCTCAGGGCGTCGACGACGAGCGGACCGTTCACGGGGAGACCCTGTGCGTCGAGGTCGAGGATCGTCCGGACGATCGGCGCCACGCGGGCCGCCGCCTCGAGATCGGCGGGATCGACGACCTTGCGGGCGTGCGCGCGGGCCTCGTCGCTCCCGAGCAGCAGGCGCACGAGCCGCGCTTCGACCGGTGTCGCGGCGTCGTCGCCGGCGACGCGGTGCCGGATCGCCCCCTTCGCGACCTTGAGCGCGCCGCGCAGCTCTTGCATGACGAGATCGTCCTCGATGTCGAGCGCGTCGGCGAGCCGGCCCGCCCACGAGGCGCGCTCGACCGCATTGTCGAGCCGGGCGAGGCGCGGGAGGATCGCGTTGATCGCGGCGACCTTCTCTCCGGGGCGCGCGAGGTCGCGGCCGCGGCGCTCGCGGCGGACGAGGTACTCGAGATAATCCGGAGCGTCGCGCACGACGGCTTCGTATGCGGCGCGGCCGAACTCCTTGACGAAGTCGTCCGGGTCCTTTCCGTCGGGCACCTCGGCCACCCGTACGTCGAACCCGCGCTCGAGGAAGAGATCGAGCGATTTGACCGTCGCGTTCGCTCCGGCGGCGTCACCGTCGTAGCTGACGACGACACGCTCGGTCGAGCGTGAGAGGAGCTTCACCTGCGCCGGCGTCAAGGCGGTGCCGAGCGACGCGACCGCGTTGTCGAACCCGGCCTGATGAAGCGCGATCAGGTCCAAGTAGCCCTCGACGAGGATCGCGAACCCCTCGCGGCGGATCGGCTCCCGTGCGACGTCGAGACCGTAGAGATGCTCTCCCTTCACATACGCAGGAGTCTCGGGAGAGTTGAGATATTTCGGCTCGGCGTCGCCCAGGGCACGGCCGCCGAACGCGACGACGTGCCCTGCCGCGTCCCGGATCGGGAAGATGAGACGGTGGCGGAAACGGTCGTAGTGCCCCGTTCCCTCCTTGCGCGCCACCGCGAGGCCCGCGCTCAGGATCTCCTGATCGGTGAACCCGCGGGCGCCGAGGATGTTCCCCAGTGAGTCCCACGTGTCGGGCGCGTAGCCGATCTCGAAACGGTCGGCGGTCTCTTCGGAGATGCCCCGCTTCGCGAGGTACGCACGCGCCGTCTGGCCCCGCGCGCCGTCGCGCCATTGCGCGCGGAAGAAGCCTGCCGCCGCTTCGTTCATGAGGAGCACGCGCCGTCGCGCATCATCTTCGGGGCGGTGGGCCGCGCTGGGGAGCGGGATCCCCCAACGGTTCGCCAGGAATTCGACCGCTTCCGGGAACTCGAGCTTCTCGTAGAGCATGACGAACTTGAACGCGTCCCCACCCGCGTGACACCCGAAGCAGTAGAAAAGTTGCATCTGGGGGTCGACGGAGAAGGACGGTGTCTTCTCGTGATGGAAGGGGCAGAGCCCCTTGAGACGTGCGCCGCCGGGCTTGAGCGGAACGTAATCCGAAACCAAGCGAACGATGTCGCCTGCATTCCGGACCGCCGCGACGAACTCTCTCGTGAGCGGTACGGCCAAGAGGGCCACCTACCGTCGGCGGGCCGGGACGGCCGAAGCCGCCCCGGTCCGAAAGAGGGTGTTATCCGTTGTTCCTACGTTCCTGCGCCAACCGCTTGAGAAGCTTCTTTCGCGCGGCAAGCGCCTTGCGCTTCTTCTTGACGCTGGGCTTTTCGTAGTGCTGGCGCTTCTTGATCTCCGTCAAGATGCCGGACTTCTCGCACTTACGTTTGAAGCGTTTCAAGGCGTTCTCGAGGCTCTCGTCCTCGCGCACCTTGATCAGCGGCATTGAATCCTCACCCCCCTCGTCGTTCGGTACTCCGCCCCGGAATTCGAGGCTTCGCAAAACCGCCACTTTAGCGAGGGCCTCGGAGACCGTCAAGGCGGATGGGGTACTGAGGAGACTGGCCGCCCACCCCGCCTCACTCAACCGTTAC harbors:
- the dnaG gene encoding DNA primase, producing MAVPLTREFVAAVRNAGDIVRLVSDYVPLKPGGARLKGLCPFHHEKTPSFSVDPQMQLFYCFGCHAGGDAFKFVMLYEKLEFPEAVEFLANRWGIPLPSAAHRPEDDARRRVLLMNEAAAGFFRAQWRDGARGQTARAYLAKRGISEETADRFEIGYAPDTWDSLGNILGARGFTDQEILSAGLAVARKEGTGHYDRFRHRLIFPIRDAAGHVVAFGGRALGDAEPKYLNSPETPAYVKGEHLYGLDVAREPIRREGFAILVEGYLDLIALHQAGFDNAVASLGTALTPAQVKLLSRSTERVVVSYDGDAAGANATVKSLDLFLERGFDVRVAEVPDGKDPDDFVKEFGRAAYEAVVRDAPDYLEYLVRRERRGRDLARPGEKVAAINAILPRLARLDNAVERASWAGRLADALDIEDDLVMQELRGALKVAKGAIRHRVAGDDAATPVEARLVRLLLGSDEARAHARKVVDPADLEAAARVAPIVRTILDLDAQGLPVNGPLVVDALSDENDRTLLTRIAFRDDPPGGPEEVDGCLDSLRSHRLKKQLKESGRDLASLQKEEETKRLLERMNLGRQLDAPYRDVTH
- the rpsU gene encoding 30S ribosomal protein S21; the protein is MPLIKVREDESLENALKRFKRKCEKSGILTEIKKRQHYEKPSVKKKRKALAARKKLLKRLAQERRNNG
- a CDS encoding BON domain-containing protein, which produces MRLPILLLLVAGTARAGTLDDMTIRSNVETSIRGTAGTANLHLKIDVDDGVVKPQGPVHDLDQADEVVLLASKIKGVRDVDRSQLRLEFPGPGDEEVAKRIERQVLAIPKFASTGPKASVTDGVVTLTGKIKNASWRGELRTLCGAIEGVIEVVDKLDTPDTPDDRIQKVLDAIFGPRVKPPFPGKVEAAVHEGTVSLVGRVPRFVDRVTAEKHAWGINGVRRVDNQLELKSGTTIEVIHP
- a CDS encoding DUF423 domain-containing protein produces the protein MTERWFALGGWLGALGVVLGAFGAHGLKSRVDAEMLAVWETASRYHLVHALALLATGWAASRWPGVWTSAAGWLFVSGIAIFSGSLYALALSGVRALGAITPIGGLCLIAGWVCLGMAAWRGSR
- the rpoD gene encoding RNA polymerase sigma factor RpoD encodes the protein MSKKKREQLSGVEAKYDEVRQLLALGKERGFLAYDEINESLPDEISASPDEIEEVFSLLEAHGITVVDADAREQLGPGGPAPSAKEVVKEEKEEEGKEGPIPSPLEKTNDPVRMYLREMGTVPLLTREGEVRIARRIERGERRVMNALARSPWVHDEIRQIGDRIKRGQISANVFAGGEEEEDKSAKKLERAKLVIQRLAKKLSLLDVATKKMEKLKPGGRAWRTARYKAMRQQIRVALELRELNLVPSQTDNLAKTVRDADHKVKRHERSIQDLKEKVKSFRDPALKREVLRKIEGLRGDIKSIETEMMTGKAEIHQLGMAVARGLREAKRAKSELIEANLRLVVSIAKKYTNRGLQFLDLIQEGNIGLMKAVDKFEYRRGYKFSTYATWWIRQAITRAIADQARTIRIPVHMIETINKLIRTSRSLVQEYGREPSPEEIAKKMGIPVAKVRKVLKIAQEPISLETPIGEEEDSHLKDFIEDRSAVSPVEAAIQLDLRSQTQTVLKTLTPREEKVLKMRFGVGDGSEHTLEEVGQSFTVTRERIRQIESKALRKLRHPSRSKVLRVFLEKAGAP